The proteins below are encoded in one region of Bombus terrestris chromosome 7, iyBomTerr1.2, whole genome shotgun sequence:
- the LOC100647560 gene encoding calpain-7 isoform X2 yields the protein MTLEDAQNAARKAVQFDSQCQYRQALYYYNVAIKFLVELQDPVYDQKVSEYQERVSIIHNLISEEEQKHHKAQTTDQSKLQKCKFLMNQAQDADEAGLKDIAVKLYTDAAELGLSMKITDIEAKAKLTALIKLALDRAESLKGLKTVNSNDILKTLSKLPPVPETSLDEDIDKTSYTTTTTTATSSNNTGKPSRPSLLQESSAHLKVSGGSTNYTEEEKRVLLHSSHINDHKFVPFMITDLTEKFQYAIPFTDEDGLLALAPKQKFDFAKWCRPEELFSDPKMLKTSHVDYYSIKQTVVSDCSFVASLAVSAQYEKRFGRRLITSIIYPKNRNKEPIYNPFGKYMVKLHINGVSRKVIIDDLLPVSRYNQLLCSYSSNHGELWISLLEKAYMKVMGGYDFPGSNSNIDLHALTGWIPERWAIRPGEPDFNEDNLFNVLLTRLHKGDVLVTVATGELSDLEADRTGLVPTHAYAVLDDERLLQLKNPWSHLRWKGNYSELDRVHWTSELKKALNYDPDSASQFDNGVFWIDYFSICRFFDVFYLNWNPGLFNYTYCIHQMWNSGIGPVKDAYNIGDNPQFLLEVKNHVNGAIWILLTRHITDIADFRQNQEYITVLVYRNDGKRVYYPHEPPPYIDGVRINSPHYLCKIKLDPQSDTRYTLVISQYEKTNTIYYTLRAYGSCEFSLRKIPNFYKYEKELTGQWKDITAGGCSNHPTYQNNPQYQLILESSSNNNYLLIILKGPKQYQIGFDILTVVLNDSDAPTAFKVKNSGPFRSGFVYLELEDAPAGTYHIIPSTYIPGQEGHFFLICKSFCKLQLQHIQ from the exons atgACATTGGAAGATGCACAAAATGCAGCGAGGAAGGCAGTACAATTTGATAGTCAGTGTCAATACAGACAagctttatattattataatgtagCTATAAAGTTTCTTGTAGAATTGCAAGATCCTGTATATGATCAAAAAGTTTCTGAATATCAGGAGAGGGTATCAATTATACATAATCTTA ttAGTGAAGAAGAACAGAAACATCATAAGGCACAAACTACCGATCAATCTAAGTTACAAAAATGTAAGTTTCTTATGAACCAAGCACAAGATGCGGATGAAGCTGGTTTAAAAGATATCGCTGTGAAATTATATACAGACGCTGCTGAATTAGGACTTAGCATg AAAATTACCGATATAGAGGCAAAGGCTAAATTAACAGCTCTTATAAAGCTTGCACTTGATAGGGCAGAATCTTTAAAAGGTTTAAAAACAGTAAATAGTAATGATATTCTTAAAACCCTTTCTAAATTACCTCCTGTACCCGAAACAAGTCTGGATGAGGATATAGACAAAACATCATATACAACTACAACAACAACTGCTACAAGCTCTAATAACACTG gGAAACCATCTCGACCATCACTTCTTCAAGAAAGTAGTGCACATTTGAAAGTGAGTGGTGGTAGTACTAATTACACAGAGGAAGAGAAACGTGTTTTGCTTCATAGTTCTCATATCAATGATCATAAATTTGTACCTTTCATGATTACTGATCTTACAGAGAAGTTTCAGTATGCTATTCCATTTACTGATGAAGATGGTTTATTAGCATTAGCACCAAAACAAAAGTTTGATTTTGCAAAATGGTGCCGGCCAGAAGAATTATTCTCTGACCCAAAAATGCTTAAAACATCTCATGTTGATTACTACAGTATAAAACAGACA GTTGTTTCTGATTGTTCCTTTGTTGCTTCTCTTGCAGTTAGTGCTCAGTATGAAAAAAGATTTGGACGCAGACTTATCACCTCCATTATTTAtccaaaaaatagaaataaagaacCAATATATAATCCATTTG gaaaatacatggtgAAACTACACATTAACGGTGTGTCACGCAAAGTTATAATAGATGACTTATTGCCTGTAAGCCGATACAACCAATTACTTTGTTCCTACTCTAGCAATCATGGTGAGCTATGGATTTCGTTGCTCGAGAAGGCATATATGAAAGTAATGGGTGGTTATGATTTTCCTGGATCAAATAGT AATATAGATTTACATGCTTTAACTGGCTGGATACCAGAGAGATGGGCTATAAGGCCTGGCGAACCAGATTTTAATGAAGacaatttatttaatgtattattaaCACGTTTGCACAAAGGAGATGTATTAGTAACAGTTGCTACTGGAGAATTATCTGATTTGGAAGCTGATAGAACGGGTCTTGTACCAACCCACGCTTATGCTGTTCTCGAT GATGAAAGATTATTACAACTTAAAAATCCTTGGTCACATTTACGATGGAAAGGAAATTATTCTGAACTTGATAGAGTACATTGGACAAGTGAACTAAAGAAAGCACTAAATTATGATCCAGATTCTGCGTCCCAATTTGATAACGGAGTTTTCTGGATTGATTATTTTAGCATATGCCGATTTTTTGATGTCTTTTATTTAAACTGGAATCCAGGTTTATTTAATTACACTTATTGCATTCATCA AATGTGGAACTCAGGAATAGGACCAGTGAAAGATGCATATAATATCGGTGATAATCCTCAATTTTTACTAGAAGTGAAAAACCACGTTAATGGAGCTATATGGATTCTTCTTACCAGACACATTACAGACATAGCAGATTTTAGGCAAAATCAAGAATATATCACAGTATTAGTTTATCGAAATGATGGAAAAAGAGTATATTATCCTC ATGAGCCACCGCCATATATCGATGGGGTAAGAATAAACAGCCCACACTATCTTTGTAAAATAAAACTAGATCCTCAAAGTGATACTCGATATACTCTAGTCATATCGCAGTATGAAAAAACAAATACAATATATTACACTTTACGCGCCTACGGATCTTGCGAATTCTCATTAAGGAAAAtaccaaatttttataaatatgaaaaagag CTTACTGGTCAATGGAAAGATATTACAGCTGGTGGATGTAGCAATCATCCAACATACCAGAATAATCCACAATACCAGTTAATCTTGGAAAGTTCAAGTAATAATAACTATTTGCTGATTATACTGAAGGGACCTAAACAATATCAAATAggatttgatattttaacagTTGTATTAAATGATTCAGACGCACCTACCGCATTCAAAGTAAAAAACTCTGGCCCATTCAG ATCAGGATTTGTTTACCTGGAATTAGAGGATGCACCAGCAGGTACATATCACATTATTCCATCGACATATATCCCTGGACAAGAAGgacatttctttttaatttgtaaatcgTTTTGCAAATTACAACTTCAACATATTCAGTAA
- the LOC100647560 gene encoding calpain-7 isoform X1, translating to MTLEDAQNAARKAVQFDSQCQYRQALYYYNVAIKFLVELQDPVYDQKVSEYQERVSIIHNLISEEEQKHHKAQTTDQSKLQKCKFLMNQAQDADEAGLKDIAVKLYTDAAELGLSMKITDIEAKAKLTALIKLALDRAESLKGLKTVNSNDILKTLSKLPPVPETSLDEDIDKTSYTTTTTTATSSNNTGKPSRPSLLQESSAHLKVSGGSTNYTEEEKRVLLHSSHINDHKFVPFMITDLTEKFQYAIPFTDEDGLLALAPKQKFDFAKWCRPEELFSDPKMLKTSHVDYYSIKQTVVSDCSFVASLAVSAQYEKRFGRRLITSIIYPKNRNKEPIYNPFGKYMVKLHINGVSRKVIIDDLLPVSRYNQLLCSYSSNHGELWISLLEKAYMKVMGGYDFPGSNSNIDLHALTGWIPERWAIRPGEPDFNEDNLFNVLLTRLHKGDVLVTVATGELSDLEADRTGLVPTHAYAVLDVRRINDERLLQLKNPWSHLRWKGNYSELDRVHWTSELKKALNYDPDSASQFDNGVFWIDYFSICRFFDVFYLNWNPGLFNYTYCIHQMWNSGIGPVKDAYNIGDNPQFLLEVKNHVNGAIWILLTRHITDIADFRQNQEYITVLVYRNDGKRVYYPHEPPPYIDGVRINSPHYLCKIKLDPQSDTRYTLVISQYEKTNTIYYTLRAYGSCEFSLRKIPNFYKYEKELTGQWKDITAGGCSNHPTYQNNPQYQLILESSSNNNYLLIILKGPKQYQIGFDILTVVLNDSDAPTAFKVKNSGPFRSGFVYLELEDAPAGTYHIIPSTYIPGQEGHFFLICKSFCKLQLQHIQ from the exons atgACATTGGAAGATGCACAAAATGCAGCGAGGAAGGCAGTACAATTTGATAGTCAGTGTCAATACAGACAagctttatattattataatgtagCTATAAAGTTTCTTGTAGAATTGCAAGATCCTGTATATGATCAAAAAGTTTCTGAATATCAGGAGAGGGTATCAATTATACATAATCTTA ttAGTGAAGAAGAACAGAAACATCATAAGGCACAAACTACCGATCAATCTAAGTTACAAAAATGTAAGTTTCTTATGAACCAAGCACAAGATGCGGATGAAGCTGGTTTAAAAGATATCGCTGTGAAATTATATACAGACGCTGCTGAATTAGGACTTAGCATg AAAATTACCGATATAGAGGCAAAGGCTAAATTAACAGCTCTTATAAAGCTTGCACTTGATAGGGCAGAATCTTTAAAAGGTTTAAAAACAGTAAATAGTAATGATATTCTTAAAACCCTTTCTAAATTACCTCCTGTACCCGAAACAAGTCTGGATGAGGATATAGACAAAACATCATATACAACTACAACAACAACTGCTACAAGCTCTAATAACACTG gGAAACCATCTCGACCATCACTTCTTCAAGAAAGTAGTGCACATTTGAAAGTGAGTGGTGGTAGTACTAATTACACAGAGGAAGAGAAACGTGTTTTGCTTCATAGTTCTCATATCAATGATCATAAATTTGTACCTTTCATGATTACTGATCTTACAGAGAAGTTTCAGTATGCTATTCCATTTACTGATGAAGATGGTTTATTAGCATTAGCACCAAAACAAAAGTTTGATTTTGCAAAATGGTGCCGGCCAGAAGAATTATTCTCTGACCCAAAAATGCTTAAAACATCTCATGTTGATTACTACAGTATAAAACAGACA GTTGTTTCTGATTGTTCCTTTGTTGCTTCTCTTGCAGTTAGTGCTCAGTATGAAAAAAGATTTGGACGCAGACTTATCACCTCCATTATTTAtccaaaaaatagaaataaagaacCAATATATAATCCATTTG gaaaatacatggtgAAACTACACATTAACGGTGTGTCACGCAAAGTTATAATAGATGACTTATTGCCTGTAAGCCGATACAACCAATTACTTTGTTCCTACTCTAGCAATCATGGTGAGCTATGGATTTCGTTGCTCGAGAAGGCATATATGAAAGTAATGGGTGGTTATGATTTTCCTGGATCAAATAGT AATATAGATTTACATGCTTTAACTGGCTGGATACCAGAGAGATGGGCTATAAGGCCTGGCGAACCAGATTTTAATGAAGacaatttatttaatgtattattaaCACGTTTGCACAAAGGAGATGTATTAGTAACAGTTGCTACTGGAGAATTATCTGATTTGGAAGCTGATAGAACGGGTCTTGTACCAACCCACGCTTATGCTGTTCTCGATGTTAGaagaataaat GATGAAAGATTATTACAACTTAAAAATCCTTGGTCACATTTACGATGGAAAGGAAATTATTCTGAACTTGATAGAGTACATTGGACAAGTGAACTAAAGAAAGCACTAAATTATGATCCAGATTCTGCGTCCCAATTTGATAACGGAGTTTTCTGGATTGATTATTTTAGCATATGCCGATTTTTTGATGTCTTTTATTTAAACTGGAATCCAGGTTTATTTAATTACACTTATTGCATTCATCA AATGTGGAACTCAGGAATAGGACCAGTGAAAGATGCATATAATATCGGTGATAATCCTCAATTTTTACTAGAAGTGAAAAACCACGTTAATGGAGCTATATGGATTCTTCTTACCAGACACATTACAGACATAGCAGATTTTAGGCAAAATCAAGAATATATCACAGTATTAGTTTATCGAAATGATGGAAAAAGAGTATATTATCCTC ATGAGCCACCGCCATATATCGATGGGGTAAGAATAAACAGCCCACACTATCTTTGTAAAATAAAACTAGATCCTCAAAGTGATACTCGATATACTCTAGTCATATCGCAGTATGAAAAAACAAATACAATATATTACACTTTACGCGCCTACGGATCTTGCGAATTCTCATTAAGGAAAAtaccaaatttttataaatatgaaaaagag CTTACTGGTCAATGGAAAGATATTACAGCTGGTGGATGTAGCAATCATCCAACATACCAGAATAATCCACAATACCAGTTAATCTTGGAAAGTTCAAGTAATAATAACTATTTGCTGATTATACTGAAGGGACCTAAACAATATCAAATAggatttgatattttaacagTTGTATTAAATGATTCAGACGCACCTACCGCATTCAAAGTAAAAAACTCTGGCCCATTCAG ATCAGGATTTGTTTACCTGGAATTAGAGGATGCACCAGCAGGTACATATCACATTATTCCATCGACATATATCCCTGGACAAGAAGgacatttctttttaatttgtaaatcgTTTTGCAAATTACAACTTCAACATATTCAGTAA